The Symphalangus syndactylus isolate Jambi chromosome 3, NHGRI_mSymSyn1-v2.1_pri, whole genome shotgun sequence genome has a segment encoding these proteins:
- the LOC129478242 gene encoding ribose-phosphate pyrophosphokinase 1-like, protein MVLVGDVKDLVAILVDDMVDTCGTICHAADKLLSAGVTRAYAILTHRIFSGPAISHINNAYFQAVVVTNNKPQEDKMKHCSKIQVINISMILAEAIRKIHNEESVSYLFSHVPL, encoded by the coding sequence ATGGTTCTTGTGGGAGATGTGAAGGATCTGGTGGCCATCCTTGTGGATGACATGGTTGACACTTGTGGCACAATCTGCCATGCAGCTGACAAACTTCTCTCTGCTGGAGTCACCAGAGCTTATGCTATCTTGACTCACAGAATCTTCTCTGGTCCAGCTATTTCTCACATCAACAACGCATACTTTCAAGCAGTAGTAGTCACCAATAACAAACCCCAGGAGGACAAGATGAAGCACTGCTCCAAAATACAGGTGATCAACATCTCTATGATCCTTGCAGAAGCCATCAGGAAAATTCACAATGAAGAATCCGTTTCTTACCTATTCAGTCATGTCCCTTTATAA